A single window of Chloroflexota bacterium DNA harbors:
- a CDS encoding DUF2277 domain-containing protein, whose protein sequence is MCRSIRTLRRTDPSVPPATPDEVQAAALQFIRKVSGYRVPSRRNAEAFEAAVADVAAASSRLLDRLAAS, encoded by the coding sequence ATGTGCCGATCGATCAGGACCCTGCGCAGAACCGACCCATCCGTCCCGCCCGCGACACCCGACGAGGTACAGGCCGCTGCGCTGCAGTTCATCCGCAAGGTGAGCGGCTACCGGGTGCCGAGTCGGAGGAACGCCGAGGCGTTCGAGGCAGCCGTCGCCGATGTCGCCGCCGCATCGAGCCGGCTTCTCGACCGACTCGCCGCGTCGTGA